A single genomic interval of Chitinophaga sp. 180180018-3 harbors:
- a CDS encoding DinB family protein: protein MYLNKHEIIKLLNTSFDNFIDFVNTLPDIRFTASPYGKWSAGQQLDHLIKSIRPVSSALGFPKITLRYFGTNQLPVRSYEQLAGQFSKVVAAGAVAGRAYHPGVVYPAQRPALIQGFLLQKARLNEKLASWSEKDLDKYRLPHPLLGKITIREMLYSIVYHNEHHLDKLRDQELLGHTWENQLQQLIF from the coding sequence ATGTACCTGAACAAACATGAGATAATTAAGTTACTTAACACCAGCTTCGACAACTTCATTGACTTTGTCAATACGCTGCCGGATATACGTTTTACAGCTTCTCCTTATGGCAAATGGTCTGCCGGCCAACAGCTGGATCATCTTATAAAATCCATACGGCCTGTGAGCAGCGCCCTGGGATTTCCCAAAATTACCCTGCGCTATTTTGGTACCAACCAGTTACCTGTTCGTTCATATGAGCAGCTGGCCGGGCAATTCAGCAAGGTAGTTGCCGCTGGTGCGGTAGCGGGCCGGGCCTACCATCCGGGAGTAGTGTACCCTGCTCAGCGTCCGGCTTTGATACAGGGCTTCCTGTTGCAAAAGGCCAGGCTAAATGAGAAGCTTGCCTCATGGTCGGAAAAAGACCTCGACAAATACCGTTTGCCTCATCCGTTGCTGGGGAAAATTACGATTCGTGAAATGCTCTACAGCATTGTGTATCATAATGAACATCACCTCGATAAATTGCGGGACCAGGAACTACTAGGGCATACCTGGGAAAACCAGCTTCAGCAACTGATATTCTGA
- the tgt gene encoding tRNA guanosine(34) transglycosylase Tgt: MNFELITTDSGSNARAGKISTAHGEIETPIFMPVGTAGSVKAVTQEQLRQDVQAQIILGNTYHLYLRPGLEVLSLAGGLHKFNGWDRPILTDSGGYQVFSLAANRKIKEEGVVFQSHIDGSRHLFTPENVMDIQRTIGADIIMAFDECPPYPSEYRYARKSMELTHRWLDRCIKRLADTQPAYGHEQTLFPIVQGSTYKDLRKASAEFIASRGALGNAIGGLSVGEPEQEMYEMCGLVCEILPADKPRYLMGVGTPWNILENIALGVDMFDCVMPTRNGRNGMLFTWNGVMNIRNKKWATDFRPIDENSPCFATNWYSRAYLRHLFVSGEILGMTLASIHNLAFYLELVKEARKQILAGTFTAWKNQMTAQLKTRL, translated from the coding sequence GTGAATTTTGAACTGATAACTACAGATAGCGGCAGCAATGCCAGGGCCGGGAAGATCAGTACGGCTCATGGGGAAATAGAAACCCCTATTTTTATGCCCGTTGGTACTGCCGGCAGCGTAAAGGCTGTTACGCAGGAACAGCTGCGGCAGGATGTACAGGCACAGATTATACTGGGCAATACCTACCATTTATACCTGCGCCCCGGGCTGGAAGTGTTATCGCTGGCCGGCGGACTGCATAAATTCAATGGGTGGGACCGTCCCATCCTGACCGATAGCGGAGGCTACCAGGTGTTTTCCCTAGCTGCCAACAGGAAGATCAAGGAAGAAGGAGTGGTATTTCAGTCGCATATCGACGGATCCCGCCACCTGTTTACTCCGGAAAATGTAATGGATATCCAGCGTACCATCGGGGCCGATATCATCATGGCCTTTGATGAATGCCCGCCTTATCCTTCAGAATACCGCTATGCGCGTAAATCGATGGAGTTGACACACCGCTGGCTCGACCGTTGTATCAAACGACTGGCCGATACTCAGCCGGCTTACGGTCACGAACAAACGTTGTTCCCCATTGTTCAGGGGAGTACCTATAAAGATCTGCGTAAGGCCTCAGCGGAATTCATTGCTTCCAGGGGAGCCCTGGGCAATGCAATCGGCGGACTTAGCGTAGGAGAGCCGGAGCAGGAAATGTACGAAATGTGTGGCCTGGTATGTGAGATCCTGCCGGCCGACAAGCCCCGGTACCTGATGGGGGTGGGCACACCGTGGAATATCCTGGAAAATATAGCGCTGGGCGTAGATATGTTCGATTGTGTAATGCCTACCCGCAACGGCCGTAACGGCATGCTTTTTACCTGGAACGGAGTCATGAACATCCGTAACAAAAAATGGGCTACCGATTTCAGGCCCATCGATGAAAATAGCCCCTGTTTCGCTACCAACTGGTATTCCAGGGCTTACCTGCGTCACCTGTTCGTTTCCGGGGAAATCCTGGGCATGACTTTGGCAAGTATCCACAACCTGGCATTTTATCTTGAACTGGTAAAAGAAGCCAGGAAACAGATCCTGGCAGGTACTTTTACCGCCTGGAAAAACCAGATGACAGCACAGCTGAAAACACGCCTGTAA
- a CDS encoding LptF/LptG family permease, whose amino-acid sequence MTKIDWYILRKLIGTFIYSLMIFLLISVVIDVTEKVDDFMKHHLSLREIVVDYYFGFIPHILALLFPLFIFLSVIFFTSKMAYRSEIIAILAAGVSFRRFLRPYWVGAFLFGGILWLANYWVVPNANRIRTGFENKYLHNHEDEKSQYDRTTRIDSFTYVTFGTYDPNYRSGSNFVLTTVNRQSMTFKMKADRITWDSTSRKWRLDYVTIRTMDGLHERWSNKQDTMLKLALVPKDLVDEKNLQEAMTTPDLRRYIKREAIRGSEGLNTYWVEYYRRTAAAFAVVVLTLIGGIIAAKKVRGGSGLHLALGIVISASYIIFLQFATVFSVKADLNPLIAVWIPNIIFGALAFYLYRRAPK is encoded by the coding sequence ATGACTAAAATTGACTGGTACATTTTACGCAAGCTCATAGGTACTTTCATTTATTCCCTGATGATATTCCTATTGATTTCTGTGGTGATTGATGTCACGGAAAAGGTAGACGACTTTATGAAGCATCATTTGTCGCTGCGTGAAATTGTGGTGGATTATTACTTCGGGTTCATCCCGCATATCCTTGCATTGCTGTTCCCATTATTTATATTTCTGTCTGTAATATTTTTTACTTCCAAGATGGCTTACCGCTCCGAGATCATCGCGATCCTGGCTGCCGGTGTCAGCTTCCGCCGGTTTCTGCGTCCTTACTGGGTAGGGGCCTTCCTGTTCGGCGGCATCCTCTGGCTGGCAAACTACTGGGTGGTACCCAACGCTAACCGTATCCGTACCGGGTTTGAAAATAAGTACCTCCATAACCACGAAGATGAGAAGTCGCAATACGACCGCACCACCCGTATCGATAGCTTTACCTATGTCACCTTCGGTACTTATGATCCGAACTACAGGAGCGGAAGCAACTTTGTACTCACTACGGTCAACAGGCAATCCATGACCTTCAAAATGAAGGCCGACCGTATTACCTGGGATTCGACTTCCCGCAAATGGCGTCTCGATTATGTAACCATACGTACGATGGATGGCCTGCACGAGCGCTGGAGTAACAAGCAGGACACCATGCTGAAGCTGGCGCTGGTGCCGAAAGACCTGGTAGATGAAAAGAACCTGCAGGAGGCCATGACAACCCCCGATCTGAGACGTTATATAAAGCGCGAAGCCATTCGCGGTTCTGAAGGCCTGAACACCTATTGGGTGGAATACTACAGGCGAACAGCCGCCGCATTTGCGGTGGTGGTGCTTACCCTCATCGGAGGTATTATTGCTGCCAAAAAAGTAAGGGGTGGTAGCGGACTACATCTGGCCCTGGGTATTGTCATCAGTGCCAGTTATATCATCTTCCTGCAATTTGCCACAGTATTTTCTGTTAAGGCCGACCTCAATCCACTGATAGCCGTATGGATACCCAATATCATATTTGGAGCCCTGGCATTTTATCTCTATCGCCGGGCGCCGAAATGA
- a CDS encoding RNA polymerase sigma factor — translation MKQLVLSNSIMAIEQNERIQATVKQERKRLLHFIRQRVSNTSDAEDILQDVFYQFTEYLKLGSQIDSITGWLFAVTRNKITDWFRKKKESPFADHTREIEGEEVLFLPELLSDKNLEADTPLVKKIMYEAIMEAIDELPPDQRQVFLQHEVEGKSFKEISEETGVGVNTLLSRKRYAVLYLRDRLTELYQELLND, via the coding sequence ATGAAACAGCTGGTCCTTTCAAATAGCATTATGGCCATAGAGCAAAACGAACGCATACAGGCAACCGTAAAGCAGGAACGCAAGCGATTGCTTCACTTTATCCGTCAGCGGGTAAGTAATACGTCGGATGCGGAGGACATTTTGCAGGACGTTTTCTATCAATTCACTGAATACCTGAAGCTGGGCAGCCAGATAGATTCTATAACAGGCTGGTTGTTTGCAGTGACACGCAATAAGATCACCGACTGGTTCCGGAAGAAAAAAGAGTCTCCCTTTGCAGATCACACGCGCGAAATTGAAGGAGAGGAGGTATTATTTCTCCCGGAGCTGTTGTCGGACAAAAACCTGGAAGCTGATACCCCATTGGTAAAGAAGATCATGTATGAGGCGATCATGGAGGCGATTGACGAGTTACCCCCAGACCAGCGGCAGGTGTTCCTGCAGCACGAAGTGGAAGGAAAATCCTTTAAGGAAATCAGTGAAGAAACCGGGGTGGGCGTAAATACGCTGTTGTCGCGCAAACGCTATGCTGTACTGTACCTGCGGGATCGTCTTACTGAACTGTACCAGGAATTATTAAACGACTGA
- a CDS encoding citrate (Si)-synthase, eukaryotic, which yields MGYIKEKFKVKSDELNVEVKELVKNHGTKKIEDVTLAQVYQGMRGITGLVTETSLLDANEGIRFRGYSIPELRENLPKAPGGAEPLPEGLFYLMLIGELPGEADVQYLSSMWGRRSHVPNHVFAAIEALPITTHPMTMFTVAIMALQTESSFAHAYAEGINKKDYWSYTYEDTMNLIARLPRIAAYIYRRKYKNGQHIQPNGMLDWAGNFAHMLGYSDEGFKELMRLYMVIHADHEGGNVSAHTTHLVGSALSDAYLSFAAGMNGLAGPLHGLANQEVIKWILQMREELGGGTPTKEQIEAYVRKTLAEGKVVPGYGHAVLRKTDPRFTAQMEFAKKHLPDDELVKIVWNVYETVPPILQDLGKVKNPWPNVDAHSGALLVHYGLVEYEFYTVLFGVSRALGVLASLCWDRALGLSLERPKSVTTEWMKQFVEGKVDAIAE from the coding sequence ATGGGGTATATAAAAGAGAAATTCAAGGTTAAATCGGACGAACTTAACGTTGAAGTAAAAGAACTGGTAAAAAATCACGGCACCAAGAAAATTGAAGACGTGACGCTGGCTCAGGTTTATCAGGGTATGCGCGGTATCACCGGCCTGGTAACAGAAACCTCCCTGCTGGACGCCAATGAAGGTATCCGTTTCCGGGGTTATTCCATTCCTGAACTGAGGGAAAATTTACCGAAAGCTCCGGGTGGTGCAGAACCTTTACCGGAAGGCTTATTTTATCTGATGCTGATTGGTGAATTACCGGGTGAAGCGGATGTTCAATACCTTTCCAGCATGTGGGGCCGCCGTTCTCATGTACCTAACCACGTTTTTGCTGCGATCGAGGCACTGCCTATTACTACCCACCCGATGACCATGTTTACGGTTGCTATCATGGCCTTACAGACAGAATCTTCCTTCGCTCACGCTTACGCGGAAGGTATTAATAAAAAAGACTACTGGAGTTATACTTATGAGGACACCATGAACCTCATTGCCCGCCTGCCAAGGATTGCCGCTTACATTTACCGTCGTAAATATAAGAACGGTCAGCATATACAGCCTAATGGCATGCTCGACTGGGCCGGTAACTTCGCACACATGCTGGGTTACTCCGACGAAGGATTTAAAGAACTCATGCGCCTTTACATGGTGATCCACGCGGATCATGAAGGCGGTAACGTGAGTGCACACACTACCCACCTGGTAGGTTCTGCACTGAGCGATGCTTATCTTTCATTTGCTGCCGGTATGAACGGTCTGGCTGGTCCGCTGCACGGCCTGGCTAACCAGGAAGTGATCAAATGGATTCTTCAGATGCGTGAAGAACTGGGTGGCGGCACACCAACAAAAGAACAAATTGAAGCCTACGTACGTAAAACCCTGGCTGAAGGTAAAGTAGTGCCTGGTTATGGCCACGCTGTATTGCGCAAGACCGACCCCCGCTTTACTGCTCAGATGGAGTTTGCAAAGAAACATCTGCCGGATGATGAACTGGTGAAAATTGTGTGGAACGTGTATGAAACAGTTCCGCCGATTTTGCAGGATCTCGGTAAGGTGAAAAACCCATGGCCTAATGTGGATGCTCACTCCGGAGCATTGCTGGTACACTATGGATTGGTAGAATATGAATTCTACACCGTATTGTTCGGCGTTTCCCGCGCACTGGGCGTACTGGCTTCCCTCTGCTGGGACAGAGCACTCGGACTTTCCCTGGAAAGACCGAAATCTGTTACCACCGAGTGGATGAAACAGTTTGTTGAAGGAAAAGTGGATGCAATAGCCGAATAG
- the recG gene encoding ATP-dependent DNA helicase RecG, with product MLKRASGEFLPFAFFIFVFHQNSIAISTFTAILSNPIEYLKGVGPQKGELLRKEISIHTFGDLLQYFPFRYVDRTRIDKIATLNGFEDFVQIRGKIINMVVMGENRSKRLVATFKDETGTIDLVWFQGWQWMQKSLRENAGYLVYGRISVFNGVTQLAHPEMDLLTEEIATGKQFLEPVYYTTEKLKARGLTAKAIGKLTKNLLEQLSPSEVRENIPLEVLQQYRLMPRSLAYFKIHLPAGEEEARQAQRRLKFEELFIAQIRICRLKLKRHQQSHGYIFNTVGQSFNEFYNQHLPFSLTGAQKRVLKEIRTDTVHGRQMNRLVQGDVGSGKTMVALLAMLLAKDNGFQACMMAPTEILSQQHFKSIAAMLEPMDVKVALLTGSIKGKARKQILEGALDGSIDILVGTHALLEKEVQFRNLGMAIVDEQHRFGVAQRARLWEKNDIPPHILVMTATPIPRTLAMTIYGDLDVSVIDELPPGRKPITTVHRTEFQRPQVMNFIKEEINKGRQAYIVYPLIEDSEKLDYENLMKGYEEVKAFFPEPKFYISMVHGRQPAEQRQANMHRFITGDTNIMVATTVIEVGVNVPNASVMVIESTERFGLSQLHQLRGRVGRGAEQSFCILMTGNKVSQDSKERINVMVQTNDGFLISEKDMELRGPGDIEGTRQSGVLDFKLADIIADKPILDAARASAEKILNEDPDLLLPENQSLKDFLASQRSKSLWSKIS from the coding sequence TTGCTAAAAAGGGCAAGTGGTGAATTTTTACCATTTGCCTTTTTTATTTTTGTTTTTCATCAAAACAGCATAGCCATTTCTACTTTTACAGCCATATTGTCCAACCCGATTGAGTACCTGAAAGGTGTAGGCCCGCAAAAAGGAGAATTATTGCGTAAGGAAATCAGCATACACACCTTCGGTGATTTGTTACAATATTTTCCGTTCCGGTATGTGGATCGTACCCGTATCGACAAAATAGCTACCCTGAATGGTTTTGAGGATTTCGTTCAGATCAGGGGGAAGATCATCAATATGGTGGTGATGGGAGAGAACAGGTCGAAGCGGCTGGTGGCTACGTTTAAGGACGAAACGGGCACCATTGATCTGGTATGGTTTCAGGGCTGGCAATGGATGCAGAAATCTCTGCGCGAAAATGCAGGCTACCTGGTTTATGGCCGTATCTCTGTATTCAATGGGGTGACTCAGTTAGCCCATCCGGAAATGGATCTGCTGACAGAGGAAATTGCTACTGGTAAACAATTCCTGGAACCGGTATATTATACTACCGAAAAACTGAAAGCCCGTGGCCTAACGGCAAAGGCTATAGGAAAACTGACAAAGAATCTGCTGGAACAGCTATCTCCATCAGAGGTAAGAGAAAATATTCCTTTGGAGGTGCTGCAGCAATACCGGCTCATGCCCCGTTCACTGGCTTACTTCAAAATACATCTGCCTGCCGGTGAGGAGGAAGCGCGACAGGCACAACGCAGGCTGAAGTTTGAAGAACTATTCATCGCGCAGATCCGCATATGCCGGCTGAAACTCAAGCGGCATCAGCAATCGCACGGGTATATATTCAATACCGTCGGGCAGTCGTTCAACGAATTCTACAATCAGCACCTGCCCTTTTCATTGACAGGTGCACAGAAAAGAGTACTGAAAGAAATCCGGACCGATACCGTTCATGGCCGGCAGATGAACCGCCTGGTACAGGGCGATGTGGGAAGCGGCAAAACAATGGTTGCCCTGCTTGCCATGCTACTCGCCAAAGACAACGGATTCCAGGCATGTATGATGGCGCCTACGGAAATCCTGTCGCAGCAGCATTTCAAAAGCATCGCTGCCATGTTGGAACCGATGGATGTAAAGGTGGCGCTACTCACCGGCAGTATAAAAGGAAAGGCCCGCAAACAAATCCTGGAAGGGGCACTTGATGGCAGTATCGATATACTCGTAGGAACCCATGCCCTGCTGGAGAAAGAAGTGCAGTTCAGGAACCTGGGCATGGCCATCGTTGATGAACAGCATCGCTTCGGCGTAGCCCAACGGGCACGCCTATGGGAAAAAAATGATATTCCGCCGCACATACTCGTTATGACGGCAACGCCTATACCACGAACGCTGGCAATGACCATCTACGGGGATCTCGACGTATCGGTGATCGACGAATTGCCACCGGGCAGAAAACCTATTACCACCGTGCATCGTACCGAGTTCCAGCGGCCACAGGTGATGAACTTTATAAAAGAAGAAATCAACAAAGGGCGCCAGGCGTATATTGTTTACCCACTTATCGAAGACTCCGAAAAACTGGACTATGAAAACCTGATGAAAGGGTACGAGGAAGTAAAAGCATTTTTTCCCGAACCAAAGTTCTACATCAGCATGGTTCACGGCAGGCAGCCTGCAGAACAGCGGCAGGCCAATATGCACCGGTTCATCACCGGCGATACCAATATCATGGTGGCTACTACGGTAATAGAAGTGGGCGTGAATGTACCCAACGCCTCTGTCATGGTGATCGAAAGTACGGAACGCTTCGGGCTTTCCCAGTTACATCAGCTTCGCGGTCGCGTTGGCCGGGGAGCAGAACAATCGTTCTGCATTCTGATGACCGGCAACAAGGTCAGTCAGGATTCAAAAGAGCGTATCAATGTAATGGTACAAACCAATGATGGTTTCCTTATTTCAGAAAAAGACATGGAACTCAGAGGCCCCGGCGACATTGAAGGCACCCGGCAAAGCGGCGTGCTCGATTTCAAACTGGCGGATATTATAGCGGACAAACCCATCCTTGATGCCGCCCGTGCCAGCGCGGAAAAGATCCTCAACGAAGATCCCGATCTGCTGCTGCCTGAAAATCAGTCATTAAAGGATTTTCTGGCCAGTCAGCGAAGTAAATCGCTCTGGAGCAAAATTTCCTGA
- a CDS encoding glycosyltransferase — MQDHLGEIALYFFATIAGIQIIYFLFIFSRVAFYKRKFDLDHTPDGHFSVIICAKDEELNLQKNLPGVLQQRYHQHMKPEYEVIVVNDNSEDDTKYYLRSIEPGYPHYRHIEIKQAAKFIPGKKYPLSIGLKGAQFDRVLLTDADCKPGSTYWLSIMSQGFTDEKEIVLGYGAYHKKPGFLNKIVRYETFFSAMQFLSFAMSGMPYMGVGRNLAYDKELFFRHKGFTSHQHLASGDDDLFVNTAATNKNVGVVIDKQAFTYSEPKQTWRSWFRQKTRHMSTGKHYRFGHKFVLGLFSLTHFLFYPAFIAGLFFPPPILWYVLGIFGLKVLVQSIITYCAMRKLDESDLFKISWLMDIFMFLYYIIFTPALFFKSKNKW, encoded by the coding sequence ATGCAGGACCATCTGGGTGAAATTGCCTTATACTTTTTTGCTACAATAGCCGGGATACAGATCATATATTTCTTATTTATCTTCTCCCGGGTAGCCTTTTACAAGAGAAAATTTGACCTGGACCATACACCGGACGGGCATTTTTCAGTCATCATCTGCGCAAAAGATGAGGAGTTAAACTTGCAGAAAAATCTGCCGGGGGTATTGCAGCAGCGTTACCACCAGCATATGAAGCCAGAGTATGAAGTAATTGTGGTCAATGATAACTCCGAAGACGATACAAAGTATTACCTGCGCTCCATAGAGCCGGGTTATCCTCACTACCGCCATATTGAGATCAAGCAGGCGGCGAAATTTATTCCAGGGAAAAAGTACCCGTTATCTATCGGACTGAAAGGAGCGCAGTTCGACAGGGTATTGCTTACCGATGCTGATTGCAAGCCGGGAAGTACCTATTGGCTGTCGATCATGAGCCAGGGCTTTACAGATGAAAAAGAAATTGTGCTGGGTTACGGCGCTTACCACAAAAAGCCAGGGTTCCTGAATAAAATTGTCCGTTACGAAACCTTCTTCAGCGCCATGCAGTTCCTGTCGTTCGCGATGAGCGGCATGCCTTATATGGGCGTAGGCAGGAATCTGGCATACGATAAAGAGCTGTTTTTCCGTCATAAAGGGTTTACCAGCCATCAGCACCTGGCCAGCGGCGATGATGATCTGTTCGTAAATACGGCAGCTACAAATAAAAACGTGGGCGTGGTGATCGACAAACAGGCGTTCACCTACTCTGAGCCCAAGCAAACCTGGAGAAGCTGGTTCCGTCAGAAAACCAGGCATATGTCTACCGGCAAACATTACCGCTTTGGCCACAAGTTTGTTCTGGGGCTGTTTTCTCTCACTCATTTTCTTTTTTACCCTGCATTTATTGCGGGCTTATTCTTTCCTCCTCCTATCCTCTGGTATGTGTTAGGCATATTCGGCCTAAAGGTGCTTGTACAATCCATCATTACCTATTGCGCTATGCGTAAGCTGGATGAGAGCGACCTGTTCAAGATCAGCTGGCTGATGGATATCTTCATGTTCCTTTACTACATCATTTTCACTCCTGCGTTGTTTTTCAAATCGAAGAACAAATGGTAA
- the rsmG gene encoding 16S rRNA (guanine(527)-N(7))-methyltransferase RsmG, whose translation MEIILKYFSDFTPEQLAQFGALQGLYQEWNEKINVISRKDIDALYEKHVLHSLSIAALADFQPGTQILDLGTGGGFPGIPLAIFFPEVQFHLVDSIGKKIKVVQGVAEALQLKNVTTAHSRVEDIKNRKFDIVVSRAVAPLGDLWRWSKPLLKKSAIPGKQFEKGLICLKGGDLAQEISESHVKPRMVSVYDIFPEESFKEKYVVLAKS comes from the coding sequence ATGGAAATTATTTTAAAGTACTTCAGCGACTTCACACCAGAGCAGCTGGCGCAGTTCGGGGCATTACAGGGGTTATATCAGGAATGGAATGAGAAGATCAATGTTATTTCCCGTAAGGATATAGATGCTCTATATGAAAAGCATGTTTTACATTCTCTCAGTATAGCAGCACTTGCAGATTTTCAACCGGGTACGCAGATTCTGGATTTGGGTACAGGCGGAGGTTTTCCGGGAATTCCCCTGGCTATTTTCTTTCCTGAGGTACAATTTCATCTTGTAGATTCAATTGGTAAAAAAATCAAGGTGGTACAGGGAGTTGCAGAGGCCCTGCAGTTGAAGAATGTTACCACAGCACATAGCCGGGTGGAAGATATAAAGAACCGTAAGTTCGATATTGTTGTATCCCGTGCGGTAGCACCGCTGGGCGATCTTTGGCGCTGGAGCAAACCGTTGCTGAAGAAATCGGCTATACCTGGCAAGCAGTTCGAAAAGGGGCTGATATGCCTGAAAGGAGGCGACCTTGCACAGGAAATCTCGGAAAGTCATGTAAAACCCCGGATGGTAAGTGTGTATGATATATTTCCGGAGGAGAGTTTTAAAGAGAAGTATGTAGTATTGGCTAAAAGCTGA